From a single Thermoplasmata archaeon genomic region:
- a CDS encoding DegT/DnrJ/EryC1/StrS family aminotransferase → MIPIARPQLGEDELAAVKEVLESGRLVQGPKVEAFEKAFAAYLGRKHGIAVASGTAALQVALLAHKIGKGAEVVIPPLTFFASASTVLQAGAVPVFADVDRASYNLDPSKLAAQVTRKTKAVMPVHLYGQTVDMDPVLEVAREHGAVVLEDACQAHGAEYKGRKAGHLGDSACFSFYATKNMTTGEGGMVVTDDDAVAERARLLRDHGQTAKYIHATLGYNLRMTEIAAAIGLVQLRKLEGWVRRRRANAKALTKGLGGIAGLVPPAEGNWMVHAYYQYIVRAEPSFRLRRDAIVERLTEAGVGSRASYSMALYKQPALKGLRLRSRCPVAEDVVGRLFELPVHPGVGAADLETIVAAVERLAAPA, encoded by the coding sequence ATGATCCCGATCGCCCGGCCGCAGCTCGGCGAGGACGAGCTCGCGGCGGTCAAGGAGGTCCTGGAGTCCGGGCGCCTCGTCCAAGGCCCCAAGGTGGAGGCGTTCGAGAAGGCCTTCGCGGCCTACCTGGGCCGCAAGCACGGGATCGCCGTGGCCAGCGGCACCGCGGCGCTCCAGGTCGCCCTCCTCGCGCACAAGATCGGCAAGGGCGCCGAGGTCGTGATCCCGCCCCTCACGTTCTTCGCGTCCGCCTCGACCGTCCTCCAGGCGGGCGCCGTCCCCGTGTTCGCGGACGTCGATCGGGCGTCGTACAACCTGGACCCGTCCAAGCTCGCCGCCCAGGTCACGCGCAAGACGAAGGCGGTCATGCCCGTCCACCTGTACGGCCAGACCGTGGACATGGACCCCGTGCTCGAGGTCGCCCGGGAGCACGGCGCGGTCGTCCTCGAGGACGCGTGCCAGGCCCACGGCGCGGAGTACAAGGGCCGCAAGGCGGGCCACCTCGGCGATTCCGCGTGCTTCTCGTTCTACGCGACGAAGAACATGACGACCGGCGAGGGGGGCATGGTCGTCACGGACGACGACGCCGTGGCGGAGCGCGCGCGCCTCCTCCGGGACCACGGGCAGACGGCGAAGTACATCCACGCGACGCTCGGGTACAACCTGCGGATGACCGAGATCGCCGCGGCGATCGGCCTCGTCCAGCTGCGCAAGCTGGAGGGCTGGGTCCGGCGGCGCCGGGCGAACGCGAAGGCCCTGACGAAAGGCCTCGGAGGCATCGCAGGTCTCGTGCCGCCCGCGGAGGGCAACTGGATGGTCCACGCGTACTACCAGTACATCGTCCGCGCGGAGCCGTCCTTCCGGCTGCGCCGGGATGCGATCGTGGAGCGGTTGACGGAGGCGGGCGTGGGCTCGCGCGCCTCGTACTCCATGGCCCTCTACAAGCAGCCCGCCCTGAAGGGGTTGCGGCTGCGGAGCCGCTGCCCGGTCGCGGAGGACGTCGTGGGCCGTCTGTTCGAGCTCCCCGTCCATCCCGGCGTGGGCGCCGCGGACCTGGAGACGATCGTGGCCGCCGTGGAGCGCCTCGCGGCGCCCGCGTGA